From Bradyrhizobium symbiodeficiens, the proteins below share one genomic window:
- a CDS encoding MFS transporter, with protein sequence MTPADPNQRIERTEIEDTSLLAFYRDMNVPERRTFWACAAGWALDGMDFMIYPLVIGTIIALWKVDAASAGLAGTVTLLASAIGGWLGGYLSDHIGRVRTLQITIIWFSFFSLVCAVVQNFEQLLIARAVLGLGFGGEWAAGAVLMGEAIRPQYRGRAVGSVQSGWAVGWGLAVLSQAILFSVLPPEIAWRWMFVIGALPALLVFYIRRSVTEPAIAVEARARHAASGDRPAIWEIFSGPILKTTILASLMATGCQGGYYAVTFWVPQFLTKERHLSIVGSTGYLSTLIIGSFIGYLTGAWLADRIGRRNLFLIFSIGAMAVVLLYTQLPLTNEILWLLGFPLGFFASGYFSGIGAFLTELYPTRLRGSGQGFCYNFGRGIGALFPFLVGALSASTSLANAIAIFAVVAYVVFFIAAFALPETRGRVLHAH encoded by the coding sequence ATGACGCCAGCCGATCCGAACCAGCGCATCGAGCGCACGGAGATCGAAGACACCAGCCTTCTTGCGTTCTATCGCGACATGAACGTGCCCGAACGCCGGACATTCTGGGCGTGCGCGGCGGGCTGGGCGCTCGACGGCATGGACTTCATGATCTATCCGCTGGTGATCGGCACCATCATCGCGCTGTGGAAGGTCGATGCGGCCTCGGCTGGCCTTGCCGGCACGGTGACGCTGCTGGCCTCCGCGATCGGCGGCTGGCTCGGCGGTTATCTCTCCGACCATATCGGGCGGGTGAGGACGCTCCAGATCACCATCATCTGGTTCTCGTTCTTTTCGCTGGTCTGTGCTGTCGTGCAGAATTTCGAACAGCTCCTGATCGCACGTGCCGTGCTCGGGCTCGGCTTCGGCGGCGAATGGGCGGCAGGCGCGGTGCTGATGGGCGAGGCGATCCGGCCGCAATATCGCGGGCGCGCGGTCGGCTCGGTGCAGTCGGGCTGGGCGGTCGGCTGGGGCCTCGCGGTGCTGTCGCAGGCGATCCTGTTCTCGGTCTTGCCGCCGGAGATCGCATGGCGCTGGATGTTCGTGATCGGCGCGCTGCCGGCGCTCCTGGTGTTCTACATCCGCCGCTCCGTCACCGAGCCGGCGATCGCGGTCGAGGCTCGCGCCAGGCACGCCGCGAGCGGCGATCGCCCGGCGATCTGGGAAATCTTCTCCGGCCCGATCCTGAAGACCACGATCCTGGCCTCGCTGATGGCGACGGGTTGCCAGGGCGGCTACTACGCCGTCACGTTCTGGGTGCCGCAATTCCTGACCAAGGAGCGCCATCTGTCGATCGTCGGCTCGACCGGCTATTTGTCGACGCTGATCATCGGCTCCTTCATCGGTTATCTCACCGGCGCCTGGCTTGCCGACCGGATCGGGCGGCGCAATTTGTTCCTGATCTTCTCGATCGGCGCCATGGCGGTGGTGCTGCTCTATACGCAGCTGCCGCTCACCAACGAAATCCTCTGGCTGCTCGGCTTCCCGCTCGGCTTCTTCGCCTCGGGCTATTTCTCCGGCATCGGCGCGTTCCTGACCGAGCTCTATCCGACGCGGCTGCGCGGCTCCGGCCAGGGCTTTTGCTACAATTTCGGCCGCGGCATCGGCGCGCTGTTTCCATTCCTCGTCGGCGCGCTGTCGGCGTCGACCTCGCTTGCGAATGCGATCGCGATCTTCGCGGTGGTCGCCTATGTGGTGTTCTTCATCGCCGCCTTTGCGCTGCCGGAAACACGCGGACGCGTGCTGCACGCGCACTGA
- the ggt gene encoding gamma-glutamyltransferase, with translation MMSSHSTRRTFFAVIATLAFGLAPATAQDARRAYVPAAPDTVRAVAAEHGMVVAQEKISAQIGADILRSGGNAVDAAVATGFAMAVTYPRAGNIGGGGFMVIHSADRNEDITIDYRETAPAATTPQIFLGADGKPDVAKSRDSALGVGVPGTVAGLALALEKYGSGHFTLAQLLAPAIALARDGFVVSDDMADTMPGWHRRLARWPSSAKIFSRPDGTPVGEGDRLVQGDLAETLSTIAAQGPRGFYEGPVAEKLAKAVAEAGGIMTPADLKAYQAVIRAPVRGTYRGYDVVSMPLPSSGGVVLVETLNILEGFQLADLKQGSPTSLHLLIEAMKRAYADRARYLGDPAFVNAPIETLTAKDYAAKLRSGISIERATPSKELVSAASSPREGSNTTHFSVVDSRGNAVSNTYTLNFSYGVGLIADGTGVLLNNELDDFTAAIGASNAYGLVGFEANLPGPGKRPLSSMSPTIVLKDGKPVLVTGSPGGSRIISTVLQVIVNVLDYKMDVAAAVAAPRLHHQWLPDEVRIERGFRSDVLGELKAMGHVIVEPMGQTSANSIVVTPHGPLGAPDPRTRGAEAAGQ, from the coding sequence ATGATGTCGTCACATTCGACCCGACGGACGTTTTTCGCCGTCATTGCCACTCTGGCGTTTGGTCTCGCACCCGCGACCGCTCAGGATGCGCGGCGGGCCTATGTTCCTGCTGCGCCCGACACGGTGCGCGCCGTAGCCGCCGAGCACGGCATGGTCGTCGCGCAGGAGAAGATATCCGCGCAGATCGGTGCCGATATCCTGCGAAGCGGTGGCAATGCGGTCGATGCCGCGGTCGCGACCGGCTTTGCGATGGCCGTGACCTATCCGCGTGCCGGCAATATCGGCGGCGGCGGCTTCATGGTGATCCATTCCGCGGACCGCAACGAAGACATCACGATCGACTACCGCGAGACGGCGCCGGCGGCGACCACGCCGCAAATCTTCCTCGGCGCCGACGGCAAGCCCGATGTTGCGAAGTCACGGGATTCCGCGCTCGGCGTCGGCGTGCCCGGCACGGTTGCGGGCCTCGCTCTGGCATTGGAGAAATACGGCTCGGGGCACTTCACGCTGGCGCAATTGCTCGCGCCCGCGATCGCGCTCGCCCGCGATGGTTTCGTCGTCAGCGACGACATGGCCGACACGATGCCGGGCTGGCATCGGCGGCTGGCACGCTGGCCGTCTTCGGCCAAGATCTTCTCGCGGCCCGATGGCACGCCGGTCGGTGAAGGCGACAGGCTGGTGCAGGGCGATCTCGCCGAAACCCTGTCGACAATCGCCGCACAGGGGCCACGCGGCTTCTACGAGGGGCCGGTTGCGGAAAAGCTCGCCAAGGCCGTAGCTGAGGCCGGCGGCATCATGACGCCCGCCGATCTGAAGGCCTATCAGGCTGTGATCCGGGCGCCGGTGCGCGGCACCTATCGCGGCTACGACGTCGTGTCGATGCCGCTGCCTTCGTCGGGCGGCGTCGTGCTGGTGGAGACGCTCAACATCCTCGAGGGCTTCCAGCTTGCCGATTTGAAGCAGGGCTCGCCGACATCGTTGCATCTTCTGATCGAGGCGATGAAGCGCGCCTACGCGGACCGCGCGCGCTATCTCGGCGACCCCGCTTTCGTCAACGCACCGATCGAGACGCTGACCGCCAAGGACTACGCCGCCAAGCTGCGATCAGGCATCTCCATCGAACGCGCCACACCGTCGAAGGAGCTCGTTTCCGCGGCCTCCTCGCCGCGCGAGGGCAGCAACACCACGCATTTCTCTGTCGTCGATTCCCGCGGCAACGCGGTCAGCAACACCTACACGCTGAACTTCAGCTACGGCGTCGGCCTCATTGCCGACGGCACCGGCGTGCTGCTCAACAACGAGCTCGACGATTTCACCGCCGCCATCGGCGCCTCCAACGCCTATGGTTTGGTCGGCTTTGAAGCCAATCTGCCCGGACCCGGCAAACGTCCGCTCTCGTCGATGTCACCGACCATCGTGCTCAAGGACGGCAAGCCCGTGCTGGTGACGGGTTCGCCCGGCGGCAGCCGCATCATCTCGACGGTGCTCCAGGTGATCGTGAACGTCCTTGACTACAAGATGGACGTTGCTGCCGCAGTTGCGGCGCCACGGCTGCATCATCAATGGCTGCCGGATGAAGTGCGCATCGAGCGTGGCTTTCGCAGCGATGTTCTGGGCGAGCTGAAGGCGATGGGTCACGTCATCGTCGAGCCCATGGGGCAGACGTCGGCCAACTCGATTGTCGTGACACCCCACGGGCCGCTCGGCGCGCCCGATCCGCGCACGCGGGGCGCCGAAGCAGCGGGGCAGTAA
- a CDS encoding glutathione S-transferase family protein, whose translation MLTVHHLNNSRSQRVLWLLEELGVPYEIVRYQRQPDMRAPKELRAIHPLGKSPVITDNGNTIAESGAIIEYLVGTYGNGRLVPPPDTPERLRFTYWLHYAEGSAMQPLLLKLLFTLMPKRAPALLRPLVRKVSNQALTTLVNPQLKQHMDYWEGELGKSEWFAGNEFTAADIQMSFPLEAAQARGGLEQGHPKAMAFLDRIHARPAYARALEKGGPYQVGR comes from the coding sequence ATGCTGACCGTTCACCACCTCAACAACTCCCGCTCGCAACGCGTGCTTTGGCTGCTCGAGGAGTTGGGCGTGCCCTACGAGATCGTGCGCTATCAGCGCCAGCCGGATATGCGCGCGCCGAAGGAGCTGCGCGCCATCCATCCGCTCGGCAAGTCGCCCGTCATCACCGACAACGGCAACACCATCGCCGAGTCGGGCGCGATCATCGAATATCTCGTCGGGACCTACGGCAACGGCCGGCTGGTTCCGCCGCCTGATACACCGGAGCGGCTGCGCTTCACCTATTGGCTGCATTATGCCGAGGGGTCCGCGATGCAGCCGCTGCTGCTCAAGCTGCTGTTCACGCTGATGCCGAAGCGCGCGCCGGCGCTGCTTCGTCCGCTGGTGCGCAAGGTCTCCAACCAGGCGCTGACCACGCTGGTCAATCCGCAGCTCAAGCAGCACATGGATTATTGGGAAGGCGAGCTCGGCAAGAGCGAGTGGTTCGCCGGCAACGAATTCACCGCAGCCGACATCCAGATGAGCTTCCCGCTGGAAGCGGCGCAAGCGCGCGGCGGGCTCGAGCAGGGCCATCCCAAGGCGATGGCGTTCCTCGATCGCATCCACGCGCGCCCGGCCTATGCGCGCGCGCTGGAGAAGGGCGGGCCGTATCAGGTGGGGCGGTAA